The following are from one region of the Rhizobacter sp. AJA081-3 genome:
- a CDS encoding error-prone DNA polymerase, producing MRRALPGYAELHCASCFSFLSGASQPGELVRRAQQLGYAALAITDECSLAGVVRAHVEARECGLHLIVGAQMRLTVPAAGTGAVPTPHARLVLLAQTRRGYGNLSHWITVARRRAPKGEYLAHPSDVEGRVPNAPFLAGLPDCLALLVPEVSQGFETVFAHAMWLKTWFGVERAGIAIELLHRAGDDALRTLVKRVAQLTGLPIVAAGDVLMHVRSRKALQDTLTATRLKQPVSACGLALASNAEQHLRSRARLAALYEPAWLENTLAFAGRCSFSLAELRYEYPREIVPAGHTPASWLRTRVMEGLDKRFAPDDPGAAEARADALQRIEHELALIGQLGYEPYFLTVADIVLWARAQGILCQGRGSAANSVVCYCLQVTEVSPREATLLFERFISAERNEPPDIDVDFEHQRREEVIQYIYGKYGRHRAALTAVVISYRPRSAVRDVGRALGIDVQRIDAVAKGQQWFDGRSISAERLRENGFDPESPVVRQWVELTHQLIGFPRHLSQHPGGFVIARDQIEQLVPVENAAMPGRSVVQWDKDDLDVLGLIKVDILALGMLSALRRSFELIGRKLGTRFDTQQVPRDDTATYDMICAADTVGVFQIESRAQMSMLPRLQPRCYYDLVVEVAIVRPGPIQGGMVHPYLKNRLLDDDQIDYPKALRPALQRTKGVPIFQEQVMQIAIIAADFTPGEADALRRAMAAWKRKGGLGPFHERLVGRMVEKGYERDYAERIFKQIEGFGEYGFPESHAAGFALLVYVSCWVKKHHPDAFLCALLNSQPLGFYAPAQLVRDAREHGVEVRAVDVVVSEVPSVLEGLSGPVGEALLPVRLGLDRVGGLSLDAAQRIVDARAAGPFASVEDLARRAALDAQALQSLAQADALRGLAGHRHQAAWAVAGVDTRATPMLRDTRVHEVAAELEAPSEVEDTLADYRALGLTLQRHPIALLREELSRFKVQTAAVLKTYPHGRLARASGLVTHRQRPETAKGTTFVTLEDETGAVNVIVWPRVFEAHRRELLGTRLLTVYGQWQREGEVMHLVAMKLIDHSPLFEGLVARSRDFR from the coding sequence ATGCGCCGCGCCCTTCCGGGTTACGCCGAGCTGCACTGCGCCAGCTGCTTCAGCTTCCTGAGCGGCGCCTCGCAGCCCGGCGAGCTGGTGCGGCGTGCGCAGCAGCTCGGCTACGCGGCGCTGGCCATCACCGACGAATGCTCGCTCGCCGGCGTGGTGCGCGCGCACGTGGAGGCGCGCGAGTGCGGCCTGCACCTGATCGTCGGCGCGCAGATGCGGCTGACCGTGCCGGCTGCCGGCACCGGTGCCGTGCCCACGCCGCACGCGCGTCTCGTGCTGCTCGCGCAGACGCGCCGCGGCTACGGCAACCTGTCGCACTGGATCACCGTGGCGCGCCGCCGCGCGCCCAAGGGCGAGTACCTCGCGCACCCGTCGGATGTCGAAGGCCGCGTGCCCAACGCCCCTTTCCTCGCCGGCCTGCCCGACTGCCTGGCGCTGCTGGTGCCCGAGGTCTCGCAAGGTTTCGAGACGGTGTTCGCTCACGCGATGTGGCTGAAGACCTGGTTCGGCGTCGAGCGCGCCGGCATCGCCATCGAGTTGCTGCACCGCGCCGGCGACGACGCGCTGCGCACACTCGTCAAGCGCGTGGCGCAGCTCACCGGCCTGCCCATCGTCGCGGCGGGCGACGTGCTGATGCATGTGCGCTCGCGCAAGGCGCTGCAGGACACGCTCACCGCCACGCGGCTGAAGCAGCCGGTGTCGGCCTGCGGCCTGGCGCTGGCCTCCAACGCCGAGCAGCACCTGCGTTCGCGCGCGCGGCTGGCGGCGCTGTACGAGCCGGCGTGGCTCGAGAACACGCTGGCCTTTGCCGGCCGCTGCAGTTTCTCGCTGGCCGAGCTGCGCTACGAGTACCCGCGCGAGATCGTGCCCGCCGGCCACACGCCGGCCTCGTGGCTGCGCACGCGGGTGATGGAAGGGCTGGACAAGCGCTTCGCGCCCGATGACCCGGGCGCGGCCGAAGCGCGCGCCGATGCGCTGCAACGCATCGAGCACGAGCTCGCGCTGATCGGCCAGCTCGGCTACGAACCCTACTTCCTGACAGTCGCCGACATCGTGCTGTGGGCGCGCGCGCAGGGCATCCTCTGCCAGGGCCGCGGCAGCGCGGCCAACTCGGTGGTGTGCTACTGCCTGCAGGTCACCGAGGTCAGCCCGCGCGAGGCCACGCTGCTGTTCGAGCGTTTCATCAGCGCCGAGCGCAACGAGCCGCCAGACATCGACGTCGACTTCGAGCACCAGCGCCGCGAGGAGGTCATCCAGTACATCTACGGCAAGTACGGCCGCCACCGCGCCGCGCTCACCGCGGTGGTCATCAGCTACCGGCCGCGCAGCGCGGTGCGCGATGTCGGCCGCGCGCTGGGCATCGACGTGCAGCGCATCGACGCGGTGGCGAAAGGCCAGCAGTGGTTCGACGGCCGCAGCATCAGCGCCGAGCGCCTGCGCGAGAACGGTTTCGACCCCGAGTCGCCGGTGGTGCGGCAGTGGGTCGAGCTCACGCACCAGCTCATCGGCTTCCCGCGCCACCTGTCGCAGCACCCCGGCGGCTTCGTCATCGCGCGCGACCAGATCGAGCAGCTCGTGCCGGTGGAGAACGCCGCCATGCCGGGACGCAGCGTCGTGCAGTGGGACAAGGACGACCTCGACGTGCTCGGGCTCATCAAGGTCGACATCCTGGCGCTGGGCATGTTGAGCGCGCTGCGGCGCTCCTTCGAGCTCATCGGGCGCAAGCTCGGCACGCGTTTCGACACCCAGCAGGTGCCGCGCGACGACACCGCCACCTACGACATGATCTGCGCCGCCGACACCGTGGGCGTGTTCCAGATCGAGAGCCGCGCGCAGATGAGCATGCTGCCGCGCCTGCAGCCGCGGTGTTATTACGACCTGGTGGTGGAGGTGGCGATCGTGCGGCCCGGGCCCATCCAGGGCGGCATGGTGCACCCCTACCTGAAGAACCGCCTGCTCGACGACGATCAGATCGACTACCCGAAGGCGCTGCGGCCCGCGCTGCAGCGGACCAAGGGCGTGCCGATCTTTCAGGAACAGGTGATGCAGATCGCCATCATCGCCGCCGACTTCACGCCCGGCGAGGCCGATGCGCTGCGCCGCGCCATGGCCGCCTGGAAGCGCAAGGGCGGGCTCGGGCCCTTCCACGAGCGGCTGGTCGGCCGCATGGTCGAGAAGGGCTACGAGCGCGACTACGCCGAGCGCATCTTCAAGCAGATCGAGGGCTTCGGCGAGTACGGCTTTCCGGAGAGCCACGCGGCGGGTTTCGCGCTGCTCGTCTATGTGAGCTGCTGGGTCAAGAAGCACCACCCCGACGCGTTTCTCTGCGCGCTGCTGAACAGCCAGCCGCTCGGTTTCTATGCGCCAGCGCAGCTGGTGCGCGATGCGCGCGAGCATGGCGTCGAGGTGAGGGCGGTCGATGTGGTCGTGAGCGAGGTGCCCTCGGTGCTCGAAGGGCTCTCCGGGCCGGTGGGCGAGGCCTTGCTTCCGGTGCGGTTGGGCCTCGACCGCGTCGGCGGCCTCTCGCTCGACGCGGCGCAACGCATCGTCGACGCTCGCGCCGCCGGCCCCTTCGCCAGCGTCGAGGATCTCGCGCGCCGCGCCGCGCTCGACGCGCAGGCCCTGCAGTCGCTGGCGCAGGCCGATGCGCTGCGCGGGCTGGCCGGGCATCGCCACCAGGCGGCCTGGGCGGTGGCCGGGGTGGACACGCGCGCCACGCCGATGCTGCGCGACACGCGGGTGCACGAGGTGGCGGCCGAGCTCGAAGCGCCCTCGGAGGTGGAAGACACGCTGGCCGACTATCGCGCGCTCGGCCTCACGCTGCAGCGCCACCCGATCGCGCTGCTGCGCGAGGAGCTGTCGCGCTTCAAGGTGCAGACCGCCGCGGTGCTCAAGACCTATCCGCACGGCCGCCTGGCGCGCGCCAGCGGCCTGGTCACGCACCGCCAGCGCCCCGAGACGGCCAAGGGCACCACCTTCGTCACGCTGGAAGACGAGACCGGCGCCGTCAACGTGATCGTCTGGCCGCGAGTCTTCGAGGCGCATCGCCGCGAGCTGCTCGGCACGCGGCTGCTCACCGTCTACGGCCAGTGGCAGCGCGAGGGCGAGGTGATGCACCTCGTGGCCATGAAGCTGATCGACCACAGCCCGCTGTTCGAGGGGCTGGTCGCCAGAAGCAGGGACTTCCGATGA
- a CDS encoding RidA family protein, with translation MPPASSLTSADARFQEAATVLGYSFDGELKVGGNYVPLVRDGATLYISGQVPRVGSTVVVTGRVGAEVTLAQAQVAAKVCAMRALALLQRELGSLENVRQVLRVTVYTQSAAEFTQQSEVADGASELLHSVLGEAGKHTRTSVGVYQLPKNASVELDLIASSKA, from the coding sequence ATGCCACCAGCAAGTAGTCTCACGTCAGCCGATGCACGTTTCCAAGAAGCCGCCACCGTGCTGGGGTACTCGTTCGACGGTGAACTCAAGGTCGGCGGCAACTACGTCCCGCTGGTACGCGATGGCGCAACGCTATACATCAGTGGTCAAGTGCCCCGTGTCGGAAGCACCGTCGTGGTCACGGGGCGGGTAGGTGCCGAGGTCACCCTCGCTCAGGCGCAAGTTGCGGCCAAGGTTTGCGCCATGCGCGCACTGGCATTGCTGCAACGCGAGCTCGGGTCGCTCGAAAACGTGCGCCAGGTCTTGCGGGTCACGGTGTACACACAGTCCGCCGCCGAGTTCACGCAGCAAAGCGAGGTAGCAGATGGAGCGTCCGAGCTATTGCATTCTGTGTTGGGTGAAGCTGGCAAACACACTCGTACGTCCGTTGGCGTCTACCAATTGCCCAAGAACGCGAGTGTCGAGCTTGATCTCATTGCTTCCTCCAAGGCGTAG
- a CDS encoding toll/interleukin-1 receptor domain-containing protein, whose amino-acid sequence MARTSDRDLFLKRLAKLSGADGGFVTNEALRAELKWEKPKYRAIHSSLRQEELIVVKRGRGGLVALAGNKKTERMKIFVSYSHVDKDLKDRLVKHLRPLEHENLVEVWVDHQIKAGDDWDKEIAKKLGEADIVLTLVSIDFINSKYCYDIELEKALEREADGESQVIPVILRSCLWTKSPLGRLKALPTDGKAVTTWSDIDEALTVVASGVRDAAIALLEHG is encoded by the coding sequence ATGGCCCGCACAAGTGATCGAGATCTCTTTCTCAAGCGATTGGCGAAGCTTTCCGGAGCAGACGGTGGCTTTGTGACCAACGAAGCGCTCCGTGCCGAACTCAAGTGGGAGAAGCCGAAGTACCGAGCAATTCACAGTTCACTGCGACAGGAAGAGCTCATAGTCGTCAAGCGAGGTCGCGGTGGCCTGGTCGCACTTGCGGGCAACAAGAAGACAGAGCGAATGAAGATCTTCGTCTCCTACAGTCACGTGGACAAGGATCTCAAAGACCGCCTTGTCAAACACCTTCGCCCTCTCGAGCACGAGAATCTCGTTGAGGTTTGGGTTGATCATCAGATCAAGGCCGGAGACGACTGGGACAAGGAGATCGCGAAGAAGCTCGGGGAAGCCGACATAGTTCTCACCCTCGTAAGCATCGACTTCATCAATTCGAAGTACTGCTACGACATCGAGCTCGAGAAGGCTCTCGAACGCGAAGCAGACGGTGAGTCCCAGGTGATACCGGTGATCTTGAGAAGTTGCCTCTGGACGAAGTCACCATTGGGGCGTTTGAAGGCACTTCCAACCGACGGAAAGGCCGTAACGACGTGGAGCGACATCGACGAAGCCCTCACAGTCGTCGCGTCCGGCGTGCGCGACGCGGCCATTGCGCTGCTAGAACATGGCTAA
- a CDS encoding VOC family protein, with amino-acid sequence MFDHVVFGVSDYATAKAFFVKALEPLGVAIVSEGPLGIELCRPNETSSLCIRLQPEPQPAHLHLAFQALNREQVEAFYSAALAAGGKDNGAPGVRPQYHPNYFAAFVIGPDGHNIEAVCHRPAA; translated from the coding sequence ATGTTCGATCATGTCGTCTTCGGCGTCAGCGACTACGCCACTGCCAAGGCATTCTTTGTCAAAGCGCTCGAGCCACTTGGTGTGGCTATCGTCTCAGAGGGCCCGCTTGGTATCGAGCTGTGCCGCCCGAATGAAACTTCTTCGCTGTGCATTCGCCTGCAGCCGGAGCCTCAGCCAGCGCACCTTCACCTGGCCTTCCAGGCGCTCAATCGAGAGCAGGTGGAGGCGTTCTATAGCGCAGCCCTCGCAGCCGGCGGCAAGGACAACGGTGCTCCGGGCGTCCGTCCGCAGTACCACCCGAATTACTTCGCCGCGTTCGTCATCGGCCCGGATGGGCACAACATCGAGGCGGTTTGCCATAGGCCAGCAGCTTAG